GGACTCACAATCACTTTTAGCCCCACTCATAATAAGTAAACACTGAGCTTGGGAACATTTTCAGATTTCCATAATGTGCTCTAGTTTATAAACACTAAATTATTAGAGAGcccctttaaataaaacaatactaataaataaagataaaccaCCTcctttgaattaaattaaatgaatgaaaactatTTTCTTAGTCCTGGCGGgaaattgcatttttttaaaacatatatatatataatttataacttatttctgtttaaatttgTTCCTCTATCCCGGCCCACCCACAGGCTTTGCATCCACTGCAGCATCTCTGCGTCCATCACCAGCTGAGGTACGACACCAGCGCAATGCTGTTTTCTCCAGAGAGCAGGCCAGGCAGAGAGCCTTGTACCCCCGTATTGAAAAGATAGAGGTGTCCATGCAGGGCCCAGGACTGGATGGCACGCTGCTCATTATGAACAGAGGAATGTCCACTCCACTGAGCTGCGCCAGACGTAAGTGGAGCATAAGGCTGTCGGCATAGTTGTAAAACAACCTGGAAATGGGACAGAATTTCCCCCAACTTAAACTTTACTGGAAGTATTTTAAAGCTGCACTCATATGAACTCTGTTTCTGTCAGATCTGACGGAATATCATGTGAACAATTCGGCCCTGGCGCTGGTGGACGGGGAACTGTGGCCTCTTCATCAGCCCCTCACCCGCTCCTGCTCACTCACTCTGCTCACATTCAAAGACAACGACCCAACACCCGTCAACTTGGTATGTCAATGacaaaaaatgtgttgtttttctttttcccttaaTTTATATGCACTGATTCAGGAgagtaaagaaaatatttacccAGTGAGTCTGTCTCCTTCTCCTCAGGCCTACTGGCGTTCCTGCGCAGCCCTGCTAGGACAGGTCCTGGAGACGGCGTTTAAGGATGAGTACACCGTGGAGCTGCTCAGCACTCCAGATGTGCCAGGTAGATGTGTGGTTCTGATTGACAGCTGTCAGATACTAAAGTCCAAGAAATATCTTGGAAATATATTGTACTATTTTTATTCTTGGctgttattatttctgttttccttaATATTATATGCAGTTAGACTAAATATAGTTGCAGTTGTTTGTCACTCATACAATTCTTGTTTGGATTTCCCTGCAGTCACTTCAGGGGCCTTCTGCTGCGATGTGGTCCTCGACCCTCAGCTCGACTCATGGACTCCCTCTGAGGTGTGTTGGACAAACCGCTAGGACGCCTACAAATTTTTACTGGATGTTGTTTCATCCATAAGTGACAATCTGTGCGCTTGTGTGTTTAAGAGGCTGGTGATGTGTTGGAGTTTTGACTGCAGAGCAGGAATTACTAGTTGTTGTTTCTTGGTTTGTGTTTTGATCTTTTTGGGGTGTTTATTAACCAACATGGCTTTCTTTCCAGGAGTCGTTGCGCTCTCTGACCAGAGGGGCCCTGCAGCTGATCCATCAGGACCTCCCATGGGAGCCTTTGGAAGTAATGCCATCTGTGGCGCTGGAGGTCTTCTCACACAGCAGGTAGATTTAGATCTGACTTGCAGATCTTACCAACATACGTCTTTAAATGGAACAAATATGAAGCTTCATCTTTATGCCTTTGTGTTTTCCttaaactttaatttattgTGAGTGTTGTTGTTGTGTCTTCCAGGTGTAAACAGGAGGAAGTTGAACAAAAAGCATCACAAAGTCCTAAAGGCACTGTGACCCTCTACAGGTGATATGACACATTCATTTCTCACTGTATTTTCAGTTTCATGTCACATTTCTGTCAACAtcgaattttaaattctattattGTTATGGATTTATATTATTGTAGATGTGGTGAGCATGTGCTGCTGAGTGGGGGCCCTCTGGTGGCCAGAACAGGCCTGTTCTCCCAGTTTGATGTAACAGCTCTACACAGCTTAGGTCAAGGATCCTGGGGACACCACAGAAGAGCACAGGGCCTCTCTTTGCCTCTGCAGCTACAGGTagggatatg
This DNA window, taken from Melanotaenia boesemani isolate fMelBoe1 chromosome 24, fMelBoe1.pri, whole genome shotgun sequence, encodes the following:
- the mrpl39 gene encoding 39S ribosomal protein L39, mitochondrial — its product is MATRTLCRVLQSRFASTAASLRPSPAEVRHQRNAVFSREQARQRALYPRIEKIEVSMQGPGLDGTLLIMNRGMSTPLSCARHLTEYHVNNSALALVDGELWPLHQPLTRSCSLTLLTFKDNDPTPVNLAYWRSCAALLGQVLETAFKDEYTVELLSTPDVPVTSGAFCCDVVLDPQLDSWTPSEESLRSLTRGALQLIHQDLPWEPLEVMPSVALEVFSHSRCKQEEVEQKASQSPKGTVTLYRCGEHVLLSGGPLVARTGLFSQFDVTALHSLGQGSWGHHRRAQGLSLPLQLQAHHTVWRKLRQRAQKPINIPAPEEATPSPPESAQPPAATV